A genomic stretch from Candidatus Hydrogenisulfobacillus filiaventi includes:
- the aroF gene encoding chorismate synthase (Evidence 2a : Function from experimental evidences in other organisms; PubMedId : 97285, 97286, 6795181, 10518299, 24628944; Product type e : enzyme), translating into MQAWRWLTAGESHGPGLVGIVEGVPAGVPLGPADIDRDLARRQQGYGRGGRMRIEQDRVTIWGGVRHGRTLGSPVALLVANKDHEHWRTTMAVEPVAEVDRVVTRPRPGHADLAGGIKYGHRDLRNVLERASARETTMRVALGAVARAFLSALGITVRGHVLSLGAVEAPARAYTLEELERAETSPVRVVDPAAEEAMMAEVDRAKAAGDTLGGVFEVDAFGLPVGLGSYVQWDRRLEAALGAALLSIPAIKGVEVGTGFRQSAEPGSAVHDPIRWEAGTGFTRPTNRAGGLEGGITTGQPLVVRIAMKPLSTLMKPLESVDIESKQPFLAQVERSDVTAVPAAVVVGEAMVLHVLADAVLQKFGGDSLEEVRERVEAWDQRVRRF; encoded by the coding sequence TTGCAGGCGTGGCGGTGGTTGACGGCCGGGGAATCGCACGGGCCCGGGCTGGTGGGAATTGTGGAGGGGGTGCCGGCCGGGGTGCCCCTGGGCCCGGCGGATATTGACCGGGACCTGGCCCGGCGGCAGCAGGGCTACGGCCGCGGCGGCCGCATGCGCATTGAGCAGGACCGGGTCACCATTTGGGGCGGCGTCCGTCACGGGCGCACCCTGGGCAGCCCGGTGGCCCTGCTGGTGGCCAACAAGGACCACGAGCACTGGCGGACCACCATGGCAGTGGAACCGGTGGCGGAGGTGGATCGGGTGGTGACCCGGCCCCGTCCCGGCCACGCCGACCTGGCCGGCGGCATCAAATACGGCCATCGTGACCTGCGCAATGTGCTGGAGCGGGCCTCGGCCCGTGAGACCACCATGCGGGTGGCGTTGGGGGCGGTGGCCCGGGCCTTTCTGAGTGCCCTCGGAATTACGGTACGGGGGCACGTGCTCAGCCTGGGGGCGGTGGAGGCGCCCGCCCGTGCCTACACCCTGGAGGAGCTGGAGCGGGCCGAGACCTCGCCTGTTCGGGTGGTGGACCCGGCCGCCGAGGAGGCCATGATGGCGGAGGTGGACCGGGCCAAGGCGGCCGGCGATACCTTGGGCGGCGTGTTCGAGGTGGATGCCTTCGGCCTGCCGGTCGGCCTGGGCTCCTACGTACAGTGGGACCGGAGGCTGGAGGCCGCCCTGGGGGCCGCCCTGCTCAGCATCCCTGCCATCAAAGGGGTGGAGGTCGGGACCGGCTTCCGGCAGAGTGCGGAGCCGGGGTCCGCGGTGCACGACCCCATCCGCTGGGAGGCCGGGACCGGTTTTACCCGTCCCACCAACCGGGCCGGCGGTCTCGAAGGCGGCATCACCACCGGACAGCCCTTGGTGGTCCGCATCGCCATGAAACCCCTCTCCACCCTGATGAAGCCACTGGAGTCGGTCGATATTGAGAGTAAACAGCCGTTCCTGGCCCAGGTGGAGCGGTCCGATGTCACCGCGGTGCCGGCGGCGGTGGTGGTGGGGGAGGCCATGGTGCTGCACGTGCTGGCGGACGCCGTGCTGCAGAAGTTCGGCGGGGACAGTCTCGAGGAAGTCCGGGAAAGGGTCGAGGCATGGGATCAACGGGTGCGCCGGTTTTAG
- a CDS encoding membrane protein of unknown function (Evidence 5 : Unknown function), producing MAAAGAWLAVWGRQPVWVHLVTAAGMLGLLGALAAWTRGLGAGDVKLGAALGLGLGWPAALWAVTLGSLAGGAVAAGALALRRLGPRDALAFGPYLALGGLAALLLAVHAG from the coding sequence GTGGCGGCGGCCGGGGCGTGGCTGGCGGTCTGGGGCCGCCAGCCGGTCTGGGTGCACCTGGTCACCGCCGCCGGGATGCTGGGGTTGCTGGGCGCCCTGGCCGCCTGGACCCGCGGTCTCGGGGCCGGGGATGTGAAGCTGGGGGCCGCCCTGGGCCTGGGACTGGGCTGGCCCGCCGCCCTGTGGGCGGTAACCCTGGGCAGCCTGGCTGGGGGGGCGGTGGCGGCAGGGGCCCTGGCCCTGCGCCGGCTGGGCCCGCGGGATGCGTTGGCCTTCGGGCCCTACCTGGCCCTGGGCGGGCTGGCTGCCTTGCTGCTGGCCGTGCACGCCGGCTGA
- the aroK gene encoding Shikimate kinase, which yields MGSTGAPVLGPRPEPPCRIVLIGFMGAGKSTVGPVLARMAGCPFIDLDRVIEHTVGRSVADIFRREGEAGFRARERAALERALGPGAGSLILAVGGGTVLDADNRALIIRRAWPVWLRISWEEVTRRLGGEDPSRPLFGPNAYQLFRQRQVVYAAAAAYTVDVDRRPPEAVAEEILARWRRRRPEPEEDD from the coding sequence ATGGGATCAACGGGTGCGCCGGTTTTAGGGCCGCGGCCGGAGCCGCCCTGCCGCATTGTGCTCATCGGCTTCATGGGCGCGGGCAAGAGCACGGTGGGCCCCGTGCTGGCGCGCATGGCCGGCTGTCCCTTTATCGACCTCGACCGGGTCATCGAGCACACGGTGGGCCGTTCGGTGGCGGACATCTTCCGGCGTGAGGGGGAGGCCGGATTCCGAGCGCGGGAACGGGCAGCGCTGGAACGGGCGTTGGGGCCCGGGGCCGGGTCCCTTATCCTGGCGGTGGGCGGGGGGACGGTATTGGATGCCGACAACCGCGCCCTCATCATCCGGCGGGCCTGGCCGGTTTGGCTCCGCATCAGCTGGGAGGAGGTGACCCGGCGTCTGGGCGGGGAGGACCCCTCCCGTCCCCTTTTCGGACCCAACGCCTACCAGCTGTTCCGGCAGCGGCAGGTGGTCTACGCCGCAGCGGCGGCGTACACCGTGGACGTGGACCGCCGCCCCCCGGAAGCGGTGGCGGAGGAGATCCTGGCCCGCTGGCGGCGCCGGCGGCCTGAGCCCGAGGAGGACGACTAG